A genomic stretch from Hemicordylus capensis ecotype Gifberg chromosome 1, rHemCap1.1.pri, whole genome shotgun sequence includes:
- the LOC128323953 gene encoding zinc finger BED domain-containing protein 4-like — translation MHPRAPLLSASSTESHHGSDGCPVLHYTSASASNAAFLGHQSGQILPTSENASAAELGLEDGGPVLHYTSASASNAAFLGHQSGQILPTSENASAAELGLEDGGPVLHYTSASASNAAFLGHQSGQILPTSENVSAAELGLEDGGPVLHYTSASASNAAFLGHQSGQILPTSENASAAELGLEDRGPVLHYTSASASNAAFLGHQSGQILPTSENASAAELGLEDGGPVLHYTSASASNAAFLGHQSGQILPTSENVSAAELGLEDGGPVLHYTSASASNAAFLGHQSGQILPTSENASAAELGLEHQINGAIEQLLKRSLCPVVHFTIDVRATGPTTGYMFIIAHWAADCDGVLHRCRAVKAICEVEQSNLTEILSHKLREVKDKWLRPLQLEVGYVTTATKGVEMVVAGAGLGRIFPPVHCIYLLLKRVMEKVKDEDVHIGQLFQALCKISIHFEQSPGAHDRLLEMQLLCGLPQELLKEKMPTPSNNLFLFMQFLLARQNAFSAYLMENPELNLTCQQWSLLHHLACLLKPCEDTITTIRRDHANLGQVLHELWLLESTIKGCFQQLKKEADAAAAATLFATELLQSLEGHSILAVVRENILYQTATLLHPYFRDHICEYLKGDVHLQRWQLKKHLMQQIEKEYLNFSSDYTTSSLTELASQELESYLQDNIDLALSRMDPLVYWNTRKHMWPSLSTVAFQYFSCPPAPVFLDEVFAIEEFIISGRFQESIAVNTMNRDWISAGFRVSNTSTDTGSQPMA, via the coding sequence ATGCATCCCAGAGCTCCATTGCTCTCTGCCTCCAGTACTGAAAGTCATCATGGCAGTGACGGATGCCCAGTACTGCACTATACATCTGCAAGTGCAAGCAATGCTGCATTCCTTGGACaccaaagtggccagattttgcCCACAAGTGAAAATGCGTCTGCAGCTGAGCTAGGCTTGGAGGACGGAGGCCCAGTCCTGCACTATACATCTGCAAGTGCAAGCAATGCTGCATTCCTTGGACaccaaagtggccagattttgcCCACAAGTGAAAATGCGTCTGCAGCTGAGCTAGGCTTGGAGGACGGAGGCCCAGTCCTGCACTATACATCTGCAAGTGCAAGCAATGCTGCATTCCTTGGACaccaaagtggccagattttgcCCACAAGTGAAAATGTGTCTGCAGCTGAGCTAGGCTTGGAGGACGGAGGCCCAGTACTGCACTATACATCTGCAAGTGCAAGCAATGCTGCATTCCTTGGACaccaaagtggccagattttgcCCACAAGTGAAAATGCGTCTGCAGCTGAGCTAGGCTTGGAGGACAGAGGCCCAGTCCTGCACTATACATCTGCAAGTGCAAGCAATGCTGCATTCCTTGGACaccaaagtggccagattttgcCCACAAGTGAAAATGCGTCTGCAGCTGAGCTAGGCTTGGAGGACGGAGGCCCAGTCCTGCACTATACATCTGCAAGTGCAAGCAATGCTGCATTCCTTGGACaccaaagtggccagattttgcCCACAAGTGAAAATGTGTCTGCAGCTGAGCTAGGCTTGGAGGACGGAGGCCCAGTACTGCACTATACATCTGCAAGTGCAAGCAATGCTGCATTCCTTGGACaccaaagtggccagattttgcCCACAAGTGAAAATGCGTCTGCAGCTGAGTTAGGCTTGGAACACCAAATCAATGGAGCAATTGAGCAACTCCTGAAAAGGTCACTCTGCCCAGTTGTCCATTTCACCATTGATGTCAGGGCCACTGGGCCAACCACAGGCTATATGTTTATCATAGCACACTGGGCTGCGGACTGTGATGGAGTTCTGCACAGGTGCCGGGCAGTGAAGGCTATTTGTGAGGTTGAGCAGAGTAACCTGACTGAAATCCTGTCCCACAAACTAAGAGAGGTGAAGGACAAATGGCTCCGTCCCCTGCAGCTGGAGGTGGGGTATGTGACTACAGCCACAAAGGGAGTGGAAATGGTTGTGGCAGGTGCTGGTCTGGGACGCATTTTTCCCCCCGTCCACTGCATATACCTGCTGTTGAAAAGGGTGATGGAAAAGGTGAAAGATGAAGACGTCCACATAGGACAGCTTTTCCAAGCCCTATGCAAAATCAGCATTCATTTTGAGCAATCCCCAGGGGCTCACGACCGCCTGCTAGAAATGCAGTTGCTGTGTGGTCTCCCCCAGGAACTTCTAAAAGAGAAGATGCCAACGCCATCAAATAACCTCTTTCTCTTCATGCAGTTTCTACTTGCCCGGCAGAATGCATTCAGTGCTTATCTAATGGAGAACCCTGAACTCAACCTGACGTgtcagcaatggagtttgctgcatcATCTAGCCTGTCTCCTGAAGCCATGTGAAGATACCATCACTACAATCAGGAGGGATCATGCTAACCTAGGCCAAGTCCTTCATGAGCTCTGGTTGCTTGAGAGCACGATAAAAGGATGCTTCCAGCAGCTGAAGAAAGAGgccgatgctgctgctgctgctactctctTTGCAACTGAGCTGCTGCAATCTCTGGAAGGCCATAGTATTCTAGCTGTGGTAAGAGAAAACATTCTGTACCAGACTGCAACATTGCTTCATCCATACTTCAGGGACCACATCTGCGAATATCTGAAGGGAGATGTGCATCTGCAAAGATGGCAATTGAAAAAGCATTTGATGCAACAGATTGAGAAGGAATACTTGAACTTCTCTAGTGATTACACAACTTCCTCTTTGACTGAGCTGGCAAGTCAAGAACTGGAATCCTACCTGCAGGACAACATAGACCTTGCTCTCTCACGTATGGATCCCTTGGTCTACTGGAACACAAGGAAGCACATGTGGCCATCTCTTTCTACAGTGGCATTCCAGTATTTCTCCtgccctcctgccccggtctttTTGGATGAGGTATTTGCTATTGAAGAATTTATTATATCTGGAAGATTTCAGGAGAGCATTGCAGTCAACACTATGAACAGAGACTGGATTTCTGCAGGATTCAGGGTCTCCAATACTAGCACAGACACTGGAAGCCAACCCATGGCCTGA